A region of Panicum virgatum strain AP13 chromosome 8N, P.virgatum_v5, whole genome shotgun sequence DNA encodes the following proteins:
- the LOC120684642 gene encoding GRF1-interacting factor 2-like isoform X1, whose amino-acid sequence MQQQMPMQPAPAGVAAAAPPAAGITTEQIQKYLDENKQLILAILENQNLGKLAECAQYQAQLQKNLLYLAAIADAQPQPPQNTASRPQMMQPGMVPGTGHYMSQVPMFPPRTPLTPQQMQEQQQQQLQQQQAQALAFPGQLVMRPTINGMQPMQTDPAAAAASLQQSAPGPTDGRGGKQDATAGVSTEPSGTESHKSTTTADHDVGTDVAEKS is encoded by the exons atgcagcagcagatgcccATGCAGCCGGCGCCCGCCGgcgttgcggcggcggcgcccccggcggccggcATCACCACCGAGCAGATCCAAAAG TATTTGGATGAAAATAAGCAGCTTATTTTGGCCATCCTGGAAAATCAGAACTTAGGAAAGTTGGCTGAATGTGCTCA GTATCAAGCTCAGCTTCAAAAGAATCTCTTGTACCTGGCTGCGATTGCAGATGCCCAACCCCAACCACCACAGAACACTGCAAGTCGCCCACAG ATGATGCAACCTGGCATGGTACCAGGTACAGGGCATTACATGTCCCAAGTACCAATGTTCCCGCCAAGAACACCATTAACCCCGCAACAGATGCaagaacagcagcagcagcagcttcaaCAGCAGCAAGCACAGGCTCTTGCTTTCCCGGGACAGCTGGTCATGAGACCCACCATTAATGGCATGCAGCCTATGCAAACCgaccctgctgccgccgccgccagcctacAGCAGTCAGCACCTGGCCCTACTGATGGGCGAGGAGGCAAGCAAGATGCAACTGCTGGGGTGAGCACGGAGCCTTCTGGCACCGAGAGCCACAAGAGCACAACCACGGCAGATCACGATGTGGGCACTGATGTCGCGGAGAAATCCTAA
- the LOC120684642 gene encoding nuclear receptor coactivator 3-like isoform X2 encodes MMQPGMVPGTGHYMSQVPMFPPRTPLTPQQMQEQQQQQLQQQQAQALAFPGQLVMRPTINGMQPMQTDPAAAAASLQQSAPGPTDGRGGKQDATAGVSTEPSGTESHKSTTTADHDVGTDVAEKS; translated from the coding sequence ATGATGCAACCTGGCATGGTACCAGGTACAGGGCATTACATGTCCCAAGTACCAATGTTCCCGCCAAGAACACCATTAACCCCGCAACAGATGCaagaacagcagcagcagcagcttcaaCAGCAGCAAGCACAGGCTCTTGCTTTCCCGGGACAGCTGGTCATGAGACCCACCATTAATGGCATGCAGCCTATGCAAACCgaccctgctgccgccgccgccagcctacAGCAGTCAGCACCTGGCCCTACTGATGGGCGAGGAGGCAAGCAAGATGCAACTGCTGGGGTGAGCACGGAGCCTTCTGGCACCGAGAGCCACAAGAGCACAACCACGGCAGATCACGATGTGGGCACTGATGTCGCGGAGAAATCCTAA